A region of Candidatus Methylacidiphilales bacterium DNA encodes the following proteins:
- a CDS encoding alpha/beta hydrolase, with protein sequence MNIPTLLAIASITLIPELFAETWPLWPEGPPGALGSEEKDIPTLTAYLPAEGKSNGSSFLVLPGGGYGALANHEGEGYAKWLAMQGITAYVLKYRLGTSGYRHPVMLGDAARGLRTVRAWARRDGLDPARIGIIGSSAGGHLASTLLVYHDGGKPDATDPIEQESSRPDLGVLCYPVISSGEYAHRGSFNKLLGENPPAELLQQLSTELQVTKETPPTFLWHTFGDKAVPVQNSLLFASSLAKAGVPFELHVYEKGGHGMGLPGPGKPAPPWDGELLRWLKVRGFMP encoded by the coding sequence ATGAACATACCAACTCTTCTTGCCATCGCGTCCATCACCCTGATTCCCGAACTTTTTGCGGAAACATGGCCTCTGTGGCCTGAGGGACCTCCCGGTGCCCTCGGCTCGGAAGAAAAAGATATTCCAACCCTCACCGCCTATCTACCAGCAGAGGGAAAGTCCAACGGCAGCAGTTTCCTTGTCCTCCCCGGAGGAGGCTACGGCGCACTGGCCAACCACGAGGGCGAAGGCTACGCCAAATGGCTGGCCATGCAGGGCATCACCGCTTACGTGCTCAAGTATCGCCTCGGAACCTCCGGCTACCGGCACCCTGTCATGCTGGGGGACGCGGCGCGTGGGCTGCGCACGGTCCGCGCTTGGGCCCGCCGGGATGGACTCGACCCCGCCCGCATCGGAATCATCGGTTCCTCAGCCGGAGGCCACCTCGCCTCGACGCTGCTCGTCTACCACGATGGCGGCAAGCCGGACGCGACCGATCCCATTGAGCAGGAAAGTTCACGACCCGACCTGGGCGTTCTTTGCTACCCGGTCATCAGCAGCGGCGAGTACGCACATCGGGGATCGTTCAATAAGCTTCTGGGCGAAAATCCCCCAGCCGAGCTTTTGCAACAGCTTTCCACCGAACTCCAAGTGACTAAGGAAACGCCCCCCACCTTTCTCTGGCACACCTTTGGGGATAAAGCCGTCCCGGTCCAAAACTCACTCCTCTTTGCTTCGTCTTTAGCCAAAGCCGGAGTGCCTTTCGAGCTGCATGTTTACGAGAAGGGCGGACACGGCATGGGCCTCCCAGGGCCCGGTAAACCCGCTCCGCCTTGGGATGGCGAACTGCTGCGCTGGCTCAAGGTAAGGGGCTTCATGCCCTAA
- a CDS encoding type II secretion system protein, which yields MKTRSRSHPAKNNTSAFTLIELLVVVVIIGLLAALVVPALNKAQKKAAETKSVAVMRAVLAANSLYAGENNGQIVTIRWDTDSLTNPYVSASFWGRLQPYLFPEITTTNQAQLSTQIKSKLNTLFGTDVSSMKGTPFYGPKLYGDKSGLPVPFATNSYLYEFTKPAENDGWIRIQQIYSAPSTIYLTYGYAMFDEADAETYVDLPKNNARPTNNIFYLPSRRTIAGFLDGRVEYLTPPIAEKMVFIDGSSQ from the coding sequence ATGAAAACCAGATCCAGATCCCACCCGGCCAAAAACAACACATCCGCATTCACCTTGATTGAACTGCTTGTTGTTGTGGTCATCATCGGATTGCTGGCCGCGCTTGTCGTTCCAGCTTTGAACAAGGCACAAAAAAAGGCCGCAGAGACCAAGTCAGTCGCAGTGATGAGGGCTGTACTTGCAGCAAACTCGCTCTACGCAGGTGAAAACAATGGTCAAATTGTTACTATTCGATGGGACACTGATTCTCTGACCAATCCCTATGTGAGCGCCAGCTTCTGGGGACGTCTACAGCCGTATCTATTTCCCGAAATCACGACAACGAATCAGGCCCAACTTTCAACGCAGATAAAGTCAAAGCTGAACACCCTTTTTGGCACGGATGTCTCATCTATGAAGGGCACTCCGTTTTACGGACCTAAGTTGTATGGCGACAAGTCCGGCCTGCCTGTTCCGTTTGCAACAAATTCATATCTTTACGAATTTACCAAGCCTGCGGAGAATGATGGTTGGATTAGGATACAGCAGATCTACAGTGCTCCTTCAACCATTTATCTGACCTATGGTTATGCCATGTTCGATGAAGCCGATGCCGAGACTTATGTTGATCTGCCCAAAAATAACGCTCGGCCAACCAACAACATCTTCTATCTGCCATCACGAAGGACAATCGCAGGCTTTTTGGATGGCAGGGTGGAATACCTGACCCCGCCTATCGCAGAAAAAATGGTCTTTATTGACGGATCGTCCCAGTAA
- a CDS encoding arylsulfatase, with protein MNHRFLILAALTTLLAAVASFSLTAMDQASPSKPNIIVILADDVGWGDAGCYGATQIKTPNIDRLASEGVRFVNGSASAAVCTPTRYSMLTGQYAWRSRIPGVMNGVTNGLTPLVIPTDMATAPKLLQKAGYRTAVIGKWHLGLGVTRPDYNGELKPGPLEIGFDEFFGIPATNDRIPTVFVRDHRVVGLDPADPIRVSYDKEEAIKLGLSSWSAGRDRIGWGRGGQSAWWKDADIAENHTAEVLKFLERNKENPFFLYFAPHDVHSPKIAQTRFAGASGLGERADMLLGLDDAIGQVLQKLDQLGLAKDTLIIYSSDNGAYVNNEQGHRPTGPFRGVKSTSWEGGTRVPFIVRWPSRIQPGVSKDLVSTLDVPATLCAAAGIPLPAGSLPDSYNMLPALLGDQGVASREHLILQCGSGHLSVRSSTWKFIPDLALADGWKSAKKDPKVPARPGLYDLSADPGETVNVFDQHPAVARRLADVITQARATPVTRPQ; from the coding sequence ATGAATCATCGTTTTCTCATCCTCGCGGCACTAACGACCCTGCTTGCTGCTGTGGCCTCCTTCTCCCTCACCGCAATGGATCAGGCCAGCCCATCCAAGCCAAACATCATCGTCATCCTCGCCGATGATGTCGGCTGGGGTGATGCGGGCTGTTACGGCGCCACCCAGATCAAAACACCCAACATCGATCGACTGGCCAGTGAGGGAGTTCGATTTGTCAATGGCAGCGCCTCCGCCGCCGTTTGCACACCCACACGCTATTCTATGCTCACCGGCCAGTATGCCTGGCGCAGCCGTATCCCTGGGGTGATGAATGGTGTGACCAATGGCCTCACGCCACTGGTCATCCCAACAGACATGGCCACCGCGCCCAAGCTTTTGCAGAAAGCTGGTTATCGTACCGCCGTGATCGGCAAATGGCATTTGGGATTGGGAGTGACCAGGCCCGATTACAACGGCGAACTCAAGCCCGGACCCCTGGAAATTGGTTTTGATGAATTTTTCGGCATCCCCGCCACGAACGACCGAATCCCCACGGTCTTTGTCCGCGACCATCGGGTCGTCGGCCTGGACCCGGCCGATCCGATCCGGGTTTCCTACGATAAAGAAGAGGCCATAAAACTTGGCCTTTCTTCCTGGTCCGCGGGACGTGATCGCATCGGCTGGGGCAGGGGAGGCCAGTCCGCTTGGTGGAAGGATGCGGACATCGCGGAAAACCACACCGCGGAAGTCCTCAAATTCCTCGAACGAAACAAGGAAAACCCCTTCTTTCTTTATTTCGCCCCGCATGACGTCCATTCCCCGAAGATTGCCCAAACCCGCTTCGCCGGGGCCAGCGGCCTGGGAGAACGCGCCGACATGCTCCTGGGTCTGGACGATGCTATCGGACAAGTCCTGCAAAAGTTGGACCAACTCGGCTTGGCCAAGGACACCCTGATCATCTACAGCAGTGACAACGGAGCCTACGTCAACAACGAGCAGGGTCACCGACCCACCGGCCCCTTCCGAGGTGTCAAATCCACTTCCTGGGAGGGCGGCACCCGCGTGCCGTTCATCGTCCGCTGGCCGTCACGCATCCAGCCCGGCGTTTCCAAGGATCTGGTCTCCACCCTGGATGTGCCCGCGACCCTCTGCGCGGCCGCCGGGATCCCCCTTCCTGCAGGCTCGTTGCCCGACAGCTACAACATGCTCCCGGCTTTGCTCGGCGATCAAGGCGTCGCCAGCCGCGAACACCTGATCCTCCAGTGCGGCAGTGGCCACCTCTCCGTCCGGAGTAGCACTTGGAAATTCATTCCAGATCTCGCTCTGGCCGATGGCTGGAAATCGGCCAAAAAGGATCCGAAGGTCCCCGCCCGACCGGGCCTCTACGATCTCTCAGCGGACCCCGGTGAAACGGTCAACGTCTTCGACCAACATCCTGCCGTAGCCCGGCGTCTGGCCGACGTGATCACCCAGGCCCGGGCCACCCCGGTCACGCGTCCGCAGTGA